One genomic segment of Pseudomonas chlororaphis subsp. aurantiaca includes these proteins:
- a CDS encoding class I SAM-dependent methyltransferase, giving the protein MSATATPASLAPDHHAQFLELLETSLAQNAFIKLVLAKHVGAEADLQRLIIKQLTVKEQPCLSFVYRYKTRDITKNFPLDEGVALIAGLLPASFKNAHLLSLTDEVQLEYSKKGKSSLFKGKAQQQREVPSAEHNREKNRYLELSRPFLTDLGVTNKQHELIPAMSRKWKQINKFIEVFSHALSSSPIDLQQPVRVADFGSGKGYLTFAIHDYLCNTLQAQGQVTGVELREDMVTLCNAAAARLEHQGLEFKCGDVRSVAPSQLDVMIALHACDIATDYAIHTGIRSGASIIMCSPCCHKQIRPQMQSPALLKPMLQYGLHLGQQAEMVTDSLRALFLEACGYETKVFEFISLEHTNKNKMILAVKRAEPQDPTQLLAKIGELKAFYHISEHCLETLLRADGYLS; this is encoded by the coding sequence ATGTCTGCAACCGCAACCCCCGCCAGCCTCGCGCCGGATCATCACGCCCAGTTTCTCGAGCTGCTGGAAACCAGCCTGGCGCAGAACGCCTTTATCAAACTGGTACTGGCCAAGCATGTGGGGGCCGAGGCGGATTTGCAGCGGCTGATCATCAAGCAGCTGACGGTCAAGGAGCAGCCGTGCCTGTCCTTCGTCTACCGCTACAAGACCCGCGACATCACCAAGAACTTCCCGCTGGACGAAGGCGTGGCGCTGATCGCCGGGCTGCTGCCGGCGTCGTTCAAGAACGCGCACCTGCTGTCGCTCACCGATGAAGTGCAGCTCGAATACAGCAAGAAGGGCAAAAGCTCGCTGTTCAAGGGCAAGGCCCAGCAGCAGCGCGAAGTACCGTCCGCCGAGCACAACCGCGAAAAGAACCGCTACCTGGAGCTGAGCCGGCCCTTCCTCACCGACCTGGGAGTGACCAACAAGCAGCACGAGCTGATCCCGGCGATGTCGCGCAAGTGGAAGCAGATCAACAAGTTCATCGAGGTCTTCAGCCATGCGCTGAGTTCGTCGCCGATCGACCTGCAACAGCCGGTGCGGGTCGCGGACTTCGGCTCCGGCAAGGGCTACCTGACCTTCGCCATCCACGATTACCTGTGCAACACCTTGCAGGCGCAAGGGCAGGTGACTGGCGTGGAGCTACGCGAGGACATGGTGACCCTGTGCAACGCCGCGGCGGCGCGCCTGGAGCATCAGGGCCTGGAGTTCAAATGCGGCGACGTGCGCAGCGTGGCGCCGAGCCAGCTGGACGTGATGATCGCCCTGCATGCCTGCGATATCGCCACCGACTACGCGATCCACACCGGCATTCGGTCCGGCGCGTCGATCATCATGTGCTCGCCGTGCTGCCACAAGCAGATCCGCCCGCAGATGCAGAGCCCGGCGCTGCTCAAGCCGATGCTGCAATACGGCCTGCACCTGGGCCAGCAGGCGGAGATGGTCACCGACAGCCTGCGTGCGCTGTTCCTCGAAGCCTGCGGCTACGAGACCAAGGTCTTCGAGTTCATCTCCCTGGAACACACCAACAAGAACAAGATGATCCTCGCGGTCAAACGCGCCGAGCCCCAGGACCCGACCCAGCTGCTGGCGAAGATCGGCGAGTTGAAGGCCTTCTACCACATCAGCGAGCACTGCCTGGAAACCCTGCTGCGGGCCGACGGCTACCTGAGCTGA
- a CDS encoding TPM domain-containing protein, which yields MALLSEYEQRQVAEAIARVEQQTDAELVTVLAARADDYAYIPLLWASLLALIVPGVVHYATGWMSMHLLLLVQWATFIVLCLVFRIPRITTRLIPRSVRHWRASNLARRQFLEQNLHHTVGSTGMLIFVCEAERYVEILVDEGISKRLDDKTWDTIVQAFTQQVKQGQTLQGFITCIEACGELLKVHVPVTHVRNELPNRLVVLA from the coding sequence ATGGCACTACTGAGTGAGTACGAACAACGGCAGGTCGCCGAGGCGATCGCCCGGGTCGAACAGCAGACCGATGCCGAACTGGTCACCGTGCTGGCCGCCCGCGCCGACGACTACGCCTATATTCCGTTGCTCTGGGCCAGCCTGCTGGCGCTGATCGTGCCGGGCGTGGTGCATTACGCCACCGGCTGGATGAGCATGCACCTGTTGCTGCTGGTGCAGTGGGCGACCTTTATCGTGCTCTGCCTGGTGTTCCGCATCCCACGGATCACCACCCGCCTGATTCCGCGCTCGGTACGCCACTGGCGCGCCTCGAACTTGGCCCGCCGCCAGTTTCTCGAACAGAACCTGCACCACACCGTCGGCAGCACCGGGATGCTGATCTTCGTCTGCGAAGCCGAGCGCTATGTGGAGATCCTGGTGGACGAGGGCATTTCCAAGCGCCTCGACGACAAGACCTGGGACACCATCGTCCAGGCCTTCACCCAGCAGGTGAAGCAGGGGCAGACCCTGCAAGGCTTCATCACCTGCATCGAGGCCTGCGGCGAACTGCTCAAGGTGCATGTGCCGGTGACCCACGTGCGCAACGAGCTGCCCAACCGCCTGGTGGTCCTGGCCTGA
- a CDS encoding DMT family transporter, whose translation MSSRENTGMALGLLGVVIFSLTLPFTRIVVQELHPLLNGLGRALFAAIPAALLLLWRREKWPTWHQIKGLSLVIAGVILGFPVLSAWAMQTLPASHGALVNGLQPLCVALYAAWLSHERPSKAFWGCAALGSALVLGYALISGAGSIQAGDLLMLGAIAVGGLGYAEGGRLAREMGGWQVICWALVLSTPLLIGPVWYLAAQHQGAVSAKTWWAFGYVALFSQFIGFFAWYAGLAMGGIARVSQIQLLQIFFTIAFSVLFFGEQVEPITWLFAVGVILTVMLGRKTAVRQAVPARVL comes from the coding sequence ATGTCTTCCCGCGAAAACACCGGCATGGCCCTGGGCCTGCTCGGCGTGGTTATTTTCAGCCTGACCCTGCCCTTCACCCGCATCGTGGTGCAGGAACTGCATCCACTGCTCAACGGCCTGGGACGGGCGCTGTTCGCGGCGATTCCGGCGGCGCTGCTATTGCTCTGGCGGCGGGAAAAATGGCCGACCTGGCACCAGATCAAGGGCCTGAGCCTGGTGATCGCCGGGGTGATCCTGGGGTTTCCGGTGCTGTCGGCCTGGGCCATGCAGACCCTGCCGGCGTCCCATGGCGCGCTGGTCAATGGCCTGCAACCCTTGTGCGTGGCGCTGTATGCGGCATGGCTGTCCCATGAACGGCCGTCGAAAGCCTTCTGGGGCTGCGCCGCGCTGGGCAGCGCCCTGGTATTGGGCTACGCGCTGATCAGCGGCGCCGGCAGCATCCAGGCCGGCGACTTGTTGATGCTCGGGGCAATTGCGGTCGGCGGGCTGGGTTATGCCGAAGGCGGCCGGCTGGCCAGGGAAATGGGCGGCTGGCAGGTGATCTGCTGGGCCCTGGTGCTGTCGACGCCGCTGTTGATCGGGCCAGTGTGGTACCTCGCGGCGCAGCATCAGGGCGCGGTCTCGGCGAAGACCTGGTGGGCCTTCGGCTACGTGGCGCTGTTCTCGCAGTTCATCGGCTTTTTTGCCTGGTACGCCGGGCTGGCCATGGGCGGCATCGCCCGGGTCAGCCAGATCCAGCTGTTGCAGATCTTCTTCACCATCGCCTTCTCGGTGCTGTTCTTCGGCGAGCAGGTGGAACCGATCACCTGGCTGTTCGCCGTCGGCGTGATCCTCACCGTGATGCTCGGGCGCAAGACTGCCGTGCGCCAAGCAGTCCCAGCGCGCGTCCTGTAG